One region of Marivirga arenosa genomic DNA includes:
- a CDS encoding helix-turn-helix domain-containing protein, with protein sequence MKLLIAAVIGVLVFVIFQMLRKDVANKRSQNFSILLQTLWLIRFFLIYIKLDLNETPAASYIIYDQTLLLLDGPLFWLYTRSLIDSKRLSIKDFIHFIPFILLFILSTFQLIADPATIVNQYQQAVNNMLNGSSMADLDASIFILFAMGLSLIYIVRAVKIARIYNRGLLDRFSTIDSLKANWIISFQRWWIGLFFLPLLIYFILYVFPFISAMYVAGTVLISISAFSIFFSSHLLNQNYAPPKLVKNKKAAVSTSTVNNRDHLFEQLSELKEKLEKEKYYLDEELSLNKLSDYIGIKPTHLTELIKLSEFENFYDFINSYRIEEIKEKLIETDEQIIVIAYQNGFKSKSTFNKIFKEKTGYTPKQYRLSKK encoded by the coding sequence ATGAAACTACTAATTGCAGCAGTTATAGGGGTTTTAGTATTTGTGATTTTTCAAATGTTAAGGAAAGATGTAGCAAATAAAAGATCACAAAACTTCAGTATACTTTTACAAACCCTTTGGTTAATTAGATTTTTTCTGATCTATATTAAATTAGATCTTAATGAAACCCCTGCAGCTTCTTATATCATTTATGATCAGACACTATTATTATTAGATGGCCCATTATTCTGGCTTTACACCCGGTCTTTAATCGATTCCAAAAGATTATCAATTAAAGATTTCATTCACTTTATACCATTTATTTTACTTTTTATACTTTCTACTTTTCAACTTATAGCCGATCCGGCTACAATCGTCAACCAGTATCAACAGGCTGTTAATAATATGCTTAATGGTTCTTCCATGGCAGATTTAGACGCCAGCATTTTTATACTTTTTGCAATGGGATTAAGTTTAATTTATATAGTTAGAGCAGTTAAAATAGCAAGAATTTATAACCGTGGATTATTAGATAGGTTTTCTACTATAGATAGCTTAAAAGCAAATTGGATAATAAGTTTTCAGCGTTGGTGGATTGGACTATTTTTCCTTCCCCTTCTAATATATTTCATTTTGTACGTATTCCCCTTTATTTCTGCAATGTACGTTGCGGGCACTGTTTTAATCTCAATTTCGGCATTTAGTATATTTTTTAGCTCCCATCTTCTCAATCAAAATTATGCACCTCCAAAATTAGTAAAGAATAAAAAAGCAGCTGTTTCAACTTCAACAGTTAATAACAGAGATCATTTATTTGAACAACTTTCCGAACTTAAAGAAAAACTAGAAAAGGAAAAGTATTATTTAGATGAGGAATTAAGCCTCAATAAACTTTCAGATTATATTGGAATTAAACCAACTCATTTGACTGAACTCATTAAACTAAGTGAATTTGAAAATTTCTATGACTTTATAAATAGCTACCGAATAGAAGAAATAAAAGAAAAATTAATTGAGACGGATGAACAAATCATTGTAATAGCCTACCAAAACGGATTCAAAAGTAAATCTACATTCAATAAAATTTTTAAAGAGAAGACTGGATATACGCCTAAACAGTACAGACTATCTAAAAAATAA
- a CDS encoding CPBP family intramembrane glutamic endopeptidase, with protein MMKTLWKKTPAWLKAIILNLVILFPVVIAIQSLIGLNFQLHNEWPWSVPIAAILLYAFYKLNKKYAKFDLQKDVQISFRFNMKKSDNWLYLIAILLIVQSIGPLFSYVFNIDTTQQVAYIQSFKALNLFTAIPVLALLAFCAGLTEEIVYRGHIQNVLVRKYNKWLSFSLTGIIFAALHFLPLPLILPYIIISVIFSIVADRMKSTALVIWGHFLVDLTSFMLILFFPNFLHEPSGLNILITIGMLSIGIFFLFRQNYSSKKTSLAKAAN; from the coding sequence ATGATGAAAACTCTTTGGAAAAAAACACCTGCATGGCTGAAAGCCATAATTTTAAATCTAGTTATACTATTTCCAGTAGTTATTGCAATTCAATCTTTAATTGGATTGAATTTTCAACTACATAATGAATGGCCATGGTCCGTACCGATTGCTGCTATTTTGCTTTATGCATTTTATAAGCTAAATAAAAAGTACGCGAAATTTGATCTGCAAAAGGATGTTCAAATATCTTTTAGATTTAATATGAAAAAATCGGATAATTGGCTCTATTTAATTGCAATATTGTTAATTGTTCAATCGATTGGCCCATTATTTTCTTACGTGTTCAACATTGACACCACGCAACAAGTAGCCTATATTCAGAGCTTTAAAGCTTTAAATTTGTTTACTGCTATTCCTGTTCTTGCATTATTAGCTTTTTGTGCAGGACTCACTGAAGAAATAGTATATAGAGGTCATATTCAAAATGTTTTAGTTAGAAAATATAACAAATGGTTAAGCTTTAGTCTTACAGGAATCATCTTCGCAGCTTTACATTTTCTGCCGCTACCTTTAATTCTCCCATATATTATTATTTCGGTAATTTTCAGTATAGTTGCAGACCGAATGAAATCCACTGCATTGGTTATATGGGGGCATTTTTTAGTGGACCTGACCAGTTTTATGCTCATTTTGTTCTTCCCAAATTTTCTACACGAGCCTAGTGGATTAAATATACTAATTACAATAGGTATGCTGTCAATTGGAATATTTTTTCTTTTTAGACAAAACTATTCAAGCAAAAAAACATCCTTAGCGAAAGCAGCTAACTAA
- a CDS encoding TlpA family protein disulfide reductase, translating into MKNFTILLVLFLFGIISACKEDPQALLREATDKLKSSKSVQYQQTGLFPNPSGQIDTINTVSTFVKKGLNAYDYDFVIKSDLGGLIQIDGEWKLINQYTKQVVKYPENRAEIWETQKKSSPNFKHSPLVMLQEKDWVYLRDTVLNNNSLKNYFFVENDKVVDGNKVYTEQHIFINPQTKLVERWARLNYYKNKLSQIRIVIYSNYILSSTPEKLTFTNPPGYTSTVYTGKKVIKHLEVGQEAPFFKIDDLQNKEIDLEDYRGKKILLNFSSVGCGYCKDALQLMNANDYKLADNIQAFYLSIQDQNQLDKVKYYFEKMPISYPVIPEADKIAELYGAASTPNFFLIDEEGLIEKVVIGFDKDFLMTLAEN; encoded by the coding sequence ATGAAAAATTTCACAATACTACTCGTTCTTTTCCTATTTGGAATAATTTCCGCTTGTAAAGAAGATCCTCAAGCATTACTCAGAGAAGCAACGGATAAATTAAAGAGTAGCAAAAGTGTTCAATATCAGCAAACAGGCCTTTTTCCTAATCCTTCAGGACAAATTGATACCATTAATACAGTTTCAACTTTTGTTAAAAAAGGTTTAAATGCTTATGATTATGATTTTGTTATTAAAAGCGATCTTGGTGGTCTTATACAAATAGACGGAGAATGGAAATTAATCAACCAGTATACAAAGCAGGTTGTAAAATATCCAGAGAATAGAGCTGAAATATGGGAAACGCAAAAAAAATCTTCACCAAACTTTAAGCATTCACCACTTGTCATGTTACAAGAAAAAGACTGGGTCTATCTAAGGGACACTGTATTGAATAATAATTCTCTAAAGAATTATTTCTTTGTAGAAAATGACAAAGTGGTTGATGGTAACAAAGTTTATACAGAACAGCATATTTTTATCAATCCTCAAACCAAATTAGTAGAGAGATGGGCGCGCTTAAATTACTATAAGAATAAATTATCGCAGATACGGATTGTTATTTATTCAAACTATATTTTAAGCTCAACTCCAGAAAAATTAACTTTTACAAATCCTCCCGGATACACATCAACTGTATATACAGGAAAAAAAGTTATAAAACACCTAGAGGTAGGCCAAGAAGCTCCTTTCTTTAAAATCGATGATCTTCAAAATAAAGAAATTGATTTAGAAGACTACCGAGGTAAAAAAATTCTATTAAACTTTTCTAGTGTTGGCTGTGGTTATTGTAAAGATGCCCTTCAATTGATGAATGCAAATGATTACAAATTGGCAGATAATATTCAAGCTTTCTATTTATCCATTCAAGATCAAAACCAGCTTGATAAAGTAAAATATTATTTCGAAAAGATGCCGATATCGTATCCTGTCATTCCTGAAGCTGATAAAATTGCGGAATTATATGGTGCTGCCTCCACACCTAACTTTTTTCTAATAGATGAAGAGGGTCTCATTGAAAAGGTAGTAATCGGATTTGATAAAGATTTCTTAATGACTTTAGCAGAAAATTAA
- a CDS encoding serine hydrolase, with protein MKVKSVILLAFVGLSLVYCKEDRESDNKINQPTSFTILDTYMTALTDLKQFNGVLLVEDSAGHVFSKAYNIEAEIPTLKVSVQHQFDLRSIAKLFAKASLVKLEHEGKLAFDQKLSDFFPEFPRGDEITIDQLMHHQSGLGREFKNYEGKGIDLSPEQVVELAHQEKLEFEPGSDSRYSNIGFQLLYKIIGEKSGGTYANYLRNNFFDPLKMKNSGSHYLDPKGQLNKYAFGHTEKNDSIQLVGEDESDMQQGHTFSTVEDMKKFLDFITENKLYNELAEDNIITHAGGTKGKRAWVYTDLQKGYKIIFLANYDNIPFSNLTKDLISIMDGGDVEIPKEVNRKAIEVPSSILEKYVGTYDFVDAGHIVISVKLEEGKLNAYQKGNFAGELIPENDSTFFWDPKSKESFIFTKDKEGNSIALMDFQGVRWQGILIE; from the coding sequence ATGAAAGTAAAATCTGTAATACTTCTTGCATTTGTTGGCTTATCACTTGTTTACTGTAAGGAAGACAGAGAGTCCGATAATAAGATAAACCAACCAACAAGCTTTACTATACTAGATACATACATGACTGCCTTAACTGACCTAAAGCAGTTCAATGGTGTACTTTTAGTTGAAGATAGTGCAGGCCATGTTTTCTCAAAGGCATACAATATAGAAGCGGAAATTCCTACTTTAAAAGTAAGTGTGCAGCATCAATTTGACCTTCGCTCTATAGCAAAACTATTTGCAAAAGCTTCCCTAGTAAAACTTGAACATGAAGGAAAGTTAGCATTTGATCAAAAGCTTTCTGATTTTTTCCCTGAATTCCCACGAGGCGATGAAATTACCATTGATCAATTGATGCATCACCAATCTGGTTTAGGGAGAGAGTTTAAAAATTATGAAGGAAAAGGAATTGACCTATCACCTGAACAAGTAGTCGAATTAGCTCATCAAGAAAAATTGGAGTTTGAACCTGGGTCAGATTCTCGTTATTCTAACATAGGTTTTCAACTTTTATACAAGATCATTGGGGAAAAATCGGGAGGAACATATGCAAATTATTTAAGAAATAATTTTTTCGATCCTCTTAAAATGAAAAATTCCGGTAGCCATTATTTAGACCCCAAAGGTCAATTAAATAAATATGCTTTTGGACATACTGAAAAGAATGATTCTATTCAATTGGTAGGGGAAGATGAATCTGATATGCAACAAGGACATACTTTTTCAACGGTGGAAGACATGAAAAAATTTCTTGACTTCATTACAGAAAATAAGCTCTATAATGAGTTAGCTGAAGATAACATCATCACTCATGCCGGAGGAACCAAAGGTAAAAGAGCATGGGTTTATACAGATTTACAAAAAGGATATAAAATTATATTCCTAGCGAATTATGACAATATCCCCTTTTCAAATCTAACCAAAGATCTCATCTCAATTATGGATGGAGGTGATGTGGAAATACCAAAGGAAGTGAACAGAAAAGCTATTGAAGTTCCATCATCAATATTAGAAAAATATGTGGGCACTTATGATTTCGTAGATGCGGGTCATATCGTGATATCGGTAAAACTTGAAGAAGGCAAACTAAATGCCTATCAAAAAGGGAATTTTGCAGGTGAATTAATTCCTGAAAATGATTCTACTTTTTTCTGGGATCCGAAAAGTAAGGAGTCGTTTATTTTTACCAAGGATAAAGAGGGTAATTCTATTGCCTTAATGGATTTTCAAGGAGTTAGGTGGCAAGGTATTTTAATTGAATAG
- a CDS encoding cadherin domain-containing protein: MKSIIKFFYTVLLCYYPSIIFSQINTNDSLALVQLYHSTNGDNWNNNNNWLTGNVDSWYGIYVIDNRVKQINLLANNLVGEIPEEITNLVEITNITLDQNTLSGIIPSSINKLTQLEILSLQRNQISGEIPSSIGDCTELVVLSLGNNELTSSIPQTIGKLNKLTSLGLEVNQLNGSLPEEIGNLINLQFFNCGVNNLSGTIPELFANLTELKSFSLPSNNLEGNVPIWLADLTKLEIIDLNSNQFTGTIPSELGNLSSLKNLSIQNNLLTGSIPQNIFQLTALRKLDLSSNQLIGSIAAEWNNLINLETLSLRGNQFDGEIPIQIGNLTNLRFIDIALNNFEGALPESFTGLLNLKTLDIQDNEINYLPDLSNLPLNYFTVVNNRLQFSSLEKNIDLTISYVPQKPYTLDSTITLQWGDDITLLSELTGTLNNYQWYLESIPIKGADSASLNLKSITETNLGNYRCEISNPNIPDLILSTGLITIEIDNFIPRNLSLTNNQIAENSTIGQHIGDLIAEDIDIANGDSLIFSLPIGEADNSLFEITERGLTALFKPNFEEKSVFEIMVKVKDRIGAEISENFAIEVTNINETPYISDTLFTVLENTSNGTFIGQLIANDEDEDTINFKIISGNSSNTFSIINGDSLIVNDEENLDFELIKSFSLEIESNDGELSDTAFITIELLDITDEIITKSKDRLNNNLFNIYPNPASNQINILIGNMISETGKLYIYDNYGKLLIEREIIENTIIDINNLKSGLYHATIEIDGFYKHKNFVKL, from the coding sequence ATGAAGTCAATAATAAAATTCTTTTATACGGTACTATTATGCTATTACCCCTCCATTATTTTTAGCCAAATCAATACGAATGATTCTCTGGCTTTAGTACAATTATACCATTCAACAAATGGTGACAATTGGAATAATAATAATAATTGGCTCACTGGAAATGTTGATTCCTGGTATGGAATTTATGTTATAGATAACAGAGTAAAACAAATTAATTTATTGGCTAATAATCTTGTAGGTGAGATCCCTGAGGAGATAACTAATTTAGTCGAAATCACCAATATCACATTGGATCAAAATACATTAAGCGGTATAATTCCATCAAGTATAAATAAGCTTACTCAACTCGAGATTCTGTCGCTTCAGCGAAATCAAATAAGTGGAGAAATCCCAAGCTCTATAGGAGATTGTACTGAATTAGTAGTTCTAAGTCTTGGGAATAATGAATTAACAAGTAGTATTCCACAAACGATTGGCAAGCTTAATAAGCTAACAAGCCTAGGACTAGAAGTGAATCAATTGAATGGCTCTTTACCTGAAGAAATAGGAAATCTGATTAACCTTCAATTTTTCAATTGCGGAGTAAATAATTTGAGCGGCACAATACCTGAACTATTTGCTAATTTAACTGAACTTAAATCTTTCAGTCTTCCCTCAAATAATTTAGAAGGAAATGTTCCTATTTGGTTAGCAGATTTAACTAAACTAGAAATCATTGATTTAAATTCAAATCAATTTACAGGGACTATTCCTTCCGAATTGGGTAATCTTAGCTCACTCAAGAACCTTTCAATACAAAATAACTTACTGACGGGATCAATTCCTCAAAATATTTTTCAACTTACCGCTTTAAGAAAATTAGATTTATCTAGTAATCAATTAATTGGTTCAATTGCTGCAGAGTGGAATAATTTAATAAATTTAGAAACCCTCAGTTTAAGAGGAAATCAATTTGACGGTGAAATCCCGATACAAATTGGTAACCTCACAAATTTAAGATTTATTGATATCGCATTAAATAATTTTGAAGGTGCTTTACCTGAATCATTTACTGGTCTTCTAAACTTAAAAACCCTTGATATTCAGGATAACGAAATTAATTACTTACCAGATTTATCTAATTTACCGCTAAATTATTTTACAGTAGTTAATAATAGACTTCAATTTTCTTCCCTCGAAAAAAACATTGATCTAACAATATCTTATGTGCCTCAAAAACCCTACACTTTAGATTCAACTATTACATTGCAGTGGGGCGATGACATTACTTTATTAAGCGAATTAACAGGTACATTAAACAATTACCAGTGGTACCTTGAATCAATTCCAATTAAAGGAGCAGATTCCGCCTCACTAAATTTAAAAAGTATAACTGAAACCAATTTAGGGAATTATAGATGCGAAATTAGTAATCCAAATATACCTGATCTTATTCTAAGTACAGGTTTGATAACCATTGAAATAGATAATTTTATACCAAGAAACTTATCGTTAACTAATAATCAAATTGCCGAAAATTCTACTATTGGTCAGCACATAGGCGATCTTATAGCAGAAGATATTGATATAGCTAATGGAGATAGTTTGATCTTTTCTTTGCCAATTGGTGAAGCTGACAATAGTTTATTTGAAATTACAGAAAGAGGACTAACTGCATTATTTAAACCGAATTTTGAAGAGAAATCAGTATTTGAAATTATGGTAAAAGTTAAGGATAGAATTGGAGCAGAAATTTCAGAAAACTTTGCAATTGAAGTAACCAATATTAATGAAACACCTTACATTTCTGACACCCTTTTCACTGTTTTAGAAAATACTTCCAATGGGACTTTTATTGGTCAGTTAATTGCTAATGATGAAGATGAAGACACCATAAATTTCAAAATTATTAGTGGAAATAGCTCAAACACCTTCTCGATTATAAATGGAGATTCATTGATAGTGAATGACGAGGAAAATCTAGATTTTGAATTGATAAAATCATTTTCATTAGAAATTGAATCAAATGATGGAGAATTATCAGATACTGCATTCATTACAATTGAACTGCTAGATATAACTGATGAAATCATTACAAAATCCAAGGATAGACTGAATAATAATCTATTTAATATTTATCCAAATCCTGCATCAAATCAGATTAATATTCTTATAGGCAACATGATTTCTGAAACTGGTAAGCTCTACATTTATGATAATTATGGAAAGCTTTTAATTGAAAGAGAAATAATAGAAAATACTATAATTGACATTAATAATTTAAAAAGCGGATTATATCATGCCACAATTGAAATCGATGGATTTTACAAACATAAAAACTTTGTAAAACTTTAA
- a CDS encoding serine hydrolase domain-containing protein gives MIKNKNLLILLFVGFILLSCSQNKTEKTQSITDPRIKEIDSVIIARNKQDLFQGQIVITENGNVIYENNIGLADRSWNIPVDGTAKYDIASINKSMISALIMKAVEQEKLSLNDKLIDLLKDYKYEGSFHPDISLHHMMSHNAGLPDYDGVSEELRMNGFLKLKRSRFTNTEYVDFISKLKPIANPGKQFYYSNFAYHLLAIIIEDTYGQAFADVLYENLTKPLGLKNTVATSRNEKIIKKLADAYQFNEATNQWEETPFIDLSLGRRIFSTASDLNRWALSMSNPGYLSESSLKIIKTNHLKDISNSVSYGYGWVTVNKENKSQFGDLGIEKPYIIHGGSTDGYRSLLISINEGEFVISFLSNVGNRTDELNLGKIITHILIK, from the coding sequence ATGATTAAAAATAAAAATTTACTCATTCTGCTTTTTGTGGGATTCATTCTACTTTCCTGCAGTCAGAATAAAACAGAAAAAACACAATCAATCACTGACCCAAGAATCAAAGAAATTGATTCTGTAATTATAGCACGGAACAAGCAAGATTTATTTCAAGGGCAAATAGTTATTACAGAAAATGGAAATGTGATCTATGAAAACAATATTGGTTTAGCTGATCGAAGCTGGAATATTCCGGTTGATGGAACAGCTAAATACGACATTGCCTCTATTAATAAATCAATGATCTCAGCTTTAATTATGAAAGCGGTTGAGCAGGAGAAATTAAGCCTTAATGATAAATTAATAGACTTATTAAAAGATTATAAATATGAGGGTTCCTTTCATCCAGATATAAGCCTGCATCATATGATGAGCCATAATGCTGGTTTACCAGATTACGATGGAGTATCTGAAGAACTAAGAATGAATGGTTTTTTAAAATTAAAAAGATCAAGATTCACTAATACAGAATACGTTGATTTCATTAGTAAATTAAAACCAATTGCTAATCCTGGCAAACAATTCTATTACAGTAATTTTGCTTATCACTTATTAGCTATAATTATAGAGGATACTTATGGTCAAGCATTTGCTGATGTCCTATATGAAAACTTGACGAAACCATTGGGCTTAAAAAATACAGTTGCAACAAGTAGAAATGAGAAGATTATAAAAAAACTAGCGGATGCCTATCAATTCAATGAGGCAACTAATCAATGGGAAGAAACTCCATTTATAGACCTCAGCTTAGGGAGAAGAATATTTTCTACAGCTTCAGACTTAAACCGATGGGCTTTATCTATGAGCAATCCGGGTTATTTATCAGAATCTTCCTTAAAAATAATTAAAACCAATCATCTAAAAGACATTAGCAATTCTGTCAGCTATGGTTACGGCTGGGTAACAGTAAATAAAGAAAATAAAAGTCAATTCGGTGATTTGGGAATTGAAAAGCCTTACATCATTCACGGAGGTAGTACGGATGGCTATAGATCTTTATTAATAAGTATTAATGAAGGTGAATTCGTCATTAGTTTTTTAAGCAATGTAGGCAATAGAACTGATGAATTAAATCTAGGAAAAATTATCACACACATTTTAATAAAATAA
- a CDS encoding LytTR family DNA-binding domain-containing protein: MTPAEYWLKPKLKLKKTLHHILWYLGLVFLGAQLIFILFNFFWNWQEWDWVGYYLIMLEFPLMMIFPLVLYGLIRMVVFSTKETDKYLILQSESGKDKLKIRKEDFLYANSSENYINIQYLTGQSSKQHLIRKPLKNLENELSKYSSIKRCHRGYLVNKENIKNIKQDRGKIQIEIDSTLLPVSKKYESAFIN, encoded by the coding sequence TTGACCCCTGCAGAATATTGGCTTAAACCAAAATTAAAGCTCAAAAAGACTCTTCATCATATTTTATGGTATTTAGGACTGGTGTTTTTAGGAGCCCAGCTAATTTTCATTCTATTTAACTTCTTTTGGAATTGGCAAGAATGGGACTGGGTTGGCTACTATCTTATTATGCTAGAATTTCCTTTAATGATGATCTTTCCACTCGTTCTCTATGGGTTAATTCGAATGGTTGTTTTTTCTACAAAAGAAACTGATAAATATTTAATCCTTCAATCAGAAAGTGGAAAGGACAAATTGAAAATTAGAAAGGAGGATTTTTTGTATGCTAACTCCTCTGAGAATTACATCAATATTCAATATTTAACCGGACAATCAAGCAAGCAACACCTCATCAGAAAACCACTAAAGAATTTAGAGAATGAATTAAGTAAATATTCAAGCATAAAAAGATGCCATAGAGGTTACTTAGTGAATAAAGAAAACATTAAAAATATTAAGCAAGATAGAGGTAAAATTCAGATTGAAATTGACTCTACTCTCCTTCCTGTTTCAAAAAAATATGAATCTGCATTTATCAATTAG
- a CDS encoding alpha/beta fold hydrolase — protein sequence MNNNYNILRLSDGRNLAFNEYGDLNGYPIIALHGLPGSRIWFKVEDEISKSLGIRLITIDRPGFGNSTPSADVSFMNFSKDIMELIHFYGYSKVSILGLSGGGVFALAVASMNSPLIQRCGIVSTVGKFKKGKPPKHMASENKMIFRLAKQFPWLLKKLLNAQKNVIDNHPDRYINSIISNTKHLCRADKLIIENKDNAELLLLHMREAFKNGVQAATTEAKLFTKSWDFCIKDIKTKIELWHGMEDTLSPIQPLAQLGNELQNCTKHFIKGKGHYLTEDPEIWRKILLSLK from the coding sequence ATGAATAATAATTACAATATTTTACGGCTTTCTGACGGAAGAAATCTAGCCTTTAATGAATATGGAGATTTGAATGGATATCCTATAATTGCCCTACATGGTTTACCTGGCTCCAGAATATGGTTTAAAGTGGAGGATGAAATAAGTAAATCTTTAGGCATACGATTGATTACAATTGACAGACCTGGATTTGGAAATAGTACCCCAAGTGCTGATGTCTCATTTATGAATTTCAGTAAAGATATCATGGAACTTATCCATTTTTACGGATATTCCAAAGTCTCTATACTGGGTCTGTCAGGTGGTGGTGTATTTGCTTTAGCCGTAGCAAGCATGAACTCCCCCCTCATCCAAAGATGTGGAATAGTTTCTACAGTAGGCAAATTTAAGAAAGGTAAGCCTCCAAAACATATGGCATCTGAAAACAAAATGATCTTCAGATTGGCTAAGCAATTTCCTTGGTTGCTTAAAAAGCTACTGAACGCGCAGAAAAATGTAATAGATAATCATCCAGATCGCTACATAAATTCAATTATATCCAATACCAAGCATCTTTGTAGGGCTGATAAATTAATAATTGAAAATAAGGATAATGCGGAACTTTTACTTTTACACATGAGAGAAGCATTTAAAAACGGAGTTCAGGCTGCAACAACAGAAGCAAAACTATTTACAAAGAGCTGGGACTTCTGCATAAAAGACATTAAAACAAAAATAGAGCTATGGCATGGCATGGAAGATACTTTATCTCCCATTCAACCACTTGCGCAGCTCGGTAATGAACTCCAAAATTGCACCAAACACTTTATTAAAGGTAAGGGGCATTATCTAACTGAAGACCCTGAAATATGGAGGAAAATCCTTCTGTCCTTAAAATAA
- a CDS encoding helix-turn-helix domain-containing protein yields the protein MGIGRIYPEEPLSLYIKEIYHASFTNEDRIPVLDDCCHDLVIFREADARLYCAEFTEGIEINHHIFSISNISPPFSIEFPKSLNFITVKFQPWCNNLFFGGKWKPGINDVSQHFKPIFKTNDASEFFQMDDPFEVMQLKLKDYIKTFNLSGKQRLLKQIIELIYQQSGQLKVNDLEKRFELSRQYLNKLFKEEVQYSIKHFIGMVRVMNAVKIQLHNPKISMTKLAYDVGYYDQAHFVRDFQKVAGMSPKKFFNLNGAFFKRHKIN from the coding sequence TTGGGAATAGGCAGAATTTATCCAGAAGAACCACTATCGCTTTACATAAAGGAGATTTATCATGCTTCCTTCACAAATGAAGATAGAATACCTGTTTTGGATGATTGTTGTCACGATTTGGTGATTTTTAGAGAAGCTGACGCCCGTTTGTATTGTGCTGAATTTACAGAAGGTATAGAAATCAATCATCACATATTTAGCATTTCTAATATTTCTCCTCCCTTTTCAATTGAGTTTCCTAAATCTTTAAATTTTATTACCGTAAAATTCCAGCCATGGTGTAATAATTTGTTTTTTGGTGGAAAATGGAAACCAGGAATAAATGATGTTTCTCAACACTTTAAGCCAATTTTTAAAACAAACGATGCTAGTGAATTTTTTCAAATGGACGATCCATTTGAAGTAATGCAGCTGAAGCTAAAAGATTATATTAAGACTTTTAATTTGAGTGGTAAACAGAGATTATTAAAGCAAATTATTGAATTAATCTATCAGCAATCAGGGCAATTAAAAGTAAATGATTTAGAAAAAAGATTTGAGCTAAGCAGACAGTATTTAAATAAATTATTTAAAGAAGAAGTTCAATACTCCATAAAGCATTTCATTGGAATGGTTAGAGTAATGAATGCAGTAAAAATCCAACTTCACAATCCTAAGATTTCCATGACGAAATTAGCCTATGACGTGGGATATTATGACCAAGCTCATTTTGTTAGAGACTTTCAGAAGGTGGCAGGAATGTCACCCAAAAAGTTCTTTAATCTCAATGGAGCTTTTTTTAAAAGGCATAAAATCAACTGA